In the Victivallis sp. Marseille-Q1083 genome, one interval contains:
- the gcvT gene encoding glycine cleavage system aminomethyltransferase GcvT, giving the protein MSEQLQRTVLAGRQVALGARMVPFAGWEMPVQYSDGIIAEHQHTRNAVSLFDICHMGEFQIRGTGAVAALDRLLARPVLDQPIGSCRYNFLLNDAGGVLDDLVVYRMAADDCFLVVNAGTRAADAAHLRALLPAGVTLVDLSDGLAKLDLQGPRSAEVLAQLGVPAASLPKYFHWTLLEIAQVRCILSRTGYTGELGFELYFDVEKAGAMWDRLLEVEPVKPAGLGARDTLRLEMGYSLYGHELTPEVTPLDVGAAPLLKLAEQPGRDFVGRAALEKAGVRRRLIGIGCEGRRAARGGYAVRAGGRTIGTVTSGAFAPSLGVAVALASVTADCGLEIGDPVSIETERAAIGGKVRALPFYPAGSVRKKL; this is encoded by the coding sequence ATGAGTGAGCAATTACAGCGGACGGTGCTGGCCGGCCGCCAGGTGGCGCTGGGCGCCAGGATGGTGCCGTTTGCCGGATGGGAAATGCCGGTGCAATATTCGGACGGCATCATCGCCGAACATCAACATACCCGGAATGCGGTGTCGCTGTTCGACATCTGCCACATGGGGGAATTTCAAATCAGGGGAACCGGAGCCGTGGCGGCGCTGGACCGGTTGCTGGCCCGGCCGGTGCTGGATCAGCCGATCGGCAGTTGCCGCTATAATTTTCTGCTGAACGACGCCGGCGGCGTGCTGGACGACCTGGTGGTTTACCGGATGGCGGCGGACGATTGTTTTCTGGTGGTCAACGCCGGAACCCGGGCCGCCGATGCGGCCCATTTGCGCGCCCTGCTGCCGGCGGGGGTGACGCTGGTGGATTTGTCGGACGGCCTGGCCAAACTGGATCTGCAGGGCCCGCGAAGCGCCGAGGTATTGGCGCAGCTCGGCGTCCCCGCCGCATCACTTCCGAAATATTTTCACTGGACGCTACTGGAAATTGCGCAAGTTCGCTGTATTTTAAGCCGCACCGGCTATACCGGCGAACTGGGATTCGAATTGTACTTCGATGTCGAAAAAGCCGGAGCGATGTGGGATCGGCTGTTGGAGGTGGAACCGGTCAAGCCGGCCGGACTGGGCGCCCGCGACACGTTGCGGCTGGAGATGGGTTATTCGCTCTATGGCCATGAACTGACGCCGGAAGTGACGCCGCTGGATGTCGGCGCCGCGCCGCTGCTGAAGCTGGCGGAACAGCCCGGCCGGGATTTTGTCGGACGGGCGGCATTGGAAAAGGCCGGCGTGCGGCGGCGGCTGATCGGCATCGGCTGCGAAGGCCGCCGGGCGGCCCGCGGCGGATATGCCGTCCGGGCCGGAGGCCGGACTATCGGAACGGTGACCAGCGGCGCCTTCGCCCCGTCACTCGGCGTTGCGGTGGCGCTGGCGTCGGTGACGGCGGATTGCGGACTGGAAATCGGCGATCCGGTCAGCATCGAAACGGAACGGGCGGCGATCGGCGGCAAGGTGCGGGCATTGCCGTTTTATCCGGCAGGAAGCGTTCGAAAAAAACTATGA
- the rpe gene encoding ribulose-phosphate 3-epimerase, protein MRDIRCLAQNGLKVSPSLLAADFGDLNRQIAEVTTAGADLLHLDIMDGHFVPNLTMGPPVLKSIRPCSELIFDTHLMIAEPLKYVTAFAEAGADHLTFHLESENDPLAVIKAIRAAGCTVGISLKPATPPEAIHPYLPEIDLVLVMTVEPGFGGQSFMANMVPKIRALRERIDDLALPILLEVDGGIDEHTVSAAVDAGAGVLVAGTAVFRHPDGMKAAIARLKGQK, encoded by the coding sequence ATGCGCGATATCCGTTGCTTGGCTCAAAATGGTTTGAAGGTGTCGCCGTCTCTGCTGGCGGCGGATTTCGGCGACTTGAACCGGCAGATTGCCGAAGTGACGACTGCCGGGGCGGACCTGTTGCATCTGGATATCATGGATGGCCACTTCGTCCCCAATCTGACGATGGGGCCGCCGGTGCTGAAGAGCATCCGGCCCTGCAGTGAATTGATTTTCGATACGCATCTGATGATTGCCGAGCCGTTGAAATACGTGACGGCATTCGCGGAGGCCGGCGCCGATCATCTGACGTTTCATCTGGAAAGTGAAAACGATCCGCTGGCGGTCATCAAAGCGATCCGGGCGGCCGGTTGCACCGTCGGGATCTCGTTGAAACCGGCAACTCCGCCGGAGGCAATCCACCCGTACCTGCCGGAAATCGATCTGGTGCTGGTCATGACCGTGGAGCCGGGCTTCGGCGGCCAGAGTTTCATGGCCAATATGGTGCCGAAAATCCGGGCGCTGCGGGAACGGATCGACGACTTGGCGCTGCCGATCCTTCTGGAGGTGGACGGCGGCATCGACGAACATACGGTTTCGGCGGCGGTGGATGCCGGGGCCGGGGTGCTGGTGGCCGGCACGGCGGTATTCCGTCATCCGGATGGCATGAAGGCGGCAATCGCCCGGTTGAAGGGGCAAAAATAA